The DNA window ATACGGTTGCAGATTATCGTGCTCCTGTCCGCCACCGGTGGCGGTAACTGTTCCAGCCGCCATCTGCGCCGATCCGCTATCGCCGTATTCCTTGCTGCCACCCGCATCCTGCGCCCAGAAATTTCCTGCAGGGTCCGGCTTGTTGCCGTTTCCTGCTTGCGCATTCGCCGGATGGGTGTGCGGCGGAATCTGCTGAATCGTTAGCGTCTCCGTTACCGTGCCACCGGATTCGCCTAGGACGCGATTTGAAAGACCGCTTCCTTGCCCCGCGCCCATGGCAGCATTTCCTTGCAGGTTAGGCAGCGCGAAGTTTGTTTTACCATCGCCACCATAGGTTGTACCAAGAATCGAAAATAATGCCGTATTACTGGCAATGGGAAGCAACTGTCCATTGCACTGCGCCCAGCCCACCGGCGCAAAATTAAAACCAAACGAGCGGATTTCTCCAATATACGGATCACTCATGCCAGAATCTCCTTTTTTCAGCTGCCACCATCCTAGTTTCTAGAAGGATAGATACCTTCGAGTGCGATGATGTAGTTGATGACCAAATAAGGTTGCACATTGTTATGCGGTTGCCCGCCGCCGGTATTGCCGATCGCCGTAGCAGCCATGGTAGTGCCGCTGGTCGTGCTGTAGGCCCCGGTATTGCCGCCGGGATCGGTCGACCAGAAATTGTTGACAGGGCTCGCGCTATTGTTGGCGGTGGTATTGGAGCAGACCGCGATATGGTTGTGAACCGCCAATTGCCCGGTAGTCAAAGTGACTGTTTCGCTGCCGCCCAACTCACCGATCACTCGCGGACTGAGACCGGGCCCGGTACCCTGGTGCAGCGGGATGCGGCCGGCCAGATTCGGCAAAGCGAAATTCGATACGCCGTCGCCGCCGTAGGTTGTTCCGATGAGCGAAAACAGCGCTTCATTCTGCGCAATTGGAAGCAGCTGACCCTGGCATAAAGCCCAGCCAACGGGGGCAAAATTGCCGGCAAACGTCGTGATTTCACCTAAATAGGGATCGGGCATTATTTTCTCCTTGTCTCTGAAAGAACTTCAGTAACAAAATCAACCGTATCAGACTATCTTACGTCGCGCTGCAGCCAGCACTGCCGGCACACCGATCAGCAATAACGTGCTTGATAGAGGTTCCGGAACCGCTGTTGCGATATTCAGCGTGGAAAAATCCAGTGCGGCGCCGTTAAACGTCGTTTCACCGAACAAACCCAATCCCGGCCCGGCTAGCGACAAGGACACGTTGACCGTGCCCGAAGCCAAGCCCGCAAAGGTCGATGCCGGTAACGTCAGCGTATATACGTTATCCTCCCGGCTGGCGCCGCCGTGCGCTTCGAACAGCGTATTGAGCGCGCCGGTCAAATCAACCCCATTGACGGTAAAAGACGCCACTTGATTTCCGGAAGCAGCGGATTCGTGATCATAAATCCCAAACGACAAACTGCCGCCGGTAATGGTGTCCGCGATCGCGCCATAGGAAAACGCCCAACTGGTGGAGAAATTCGGGCCACCGACATCCGAACCAATGAATACACCATTAAACGGCGCGGGCTCACCGCCTCCGGCAGTCAGAAAATCGCCGGTTACGGGTGTTGCGCCGTCGGCAAAATCCTGATCTCCCAGGGTTACGACCGTACTTGCAAGAGCAAGCTGGGATCCGGTCAACAGTACAAGCGCCATGATTGTTTTAGACAGTAAATATTTTTTCATCACAAAGATCTCCTCATTCATTGCTGTTTCCCGGCATTCACAAAGTTGCAGTGATAGCTACCGGTTCTCTAACCGAGACGAGATTGATTCCCGTCAGTCAGTTCGCTTACGTTATACTCTCATATCGTAATTCAGATCAAGGGATTTCTGCATCGGGAATCATTATATTATTCATTAGAATAACCGTGCCCGACTGACACTTATTCA is part of the Gammaproteobacteria bacterium genome and encodes:
- a CDS encoding phage tail protein translates to MSDPYIGEIRSFGFNFAPVGWAQCNGQLLPIASNTALFSILGTTYGGDGKTNFALPNLQGNAAMGAGQGSGLSNRVLGESGGTVTETLTIQQIPPHTHPANAQAGNGNKPDPAGNFWAQDAGGSKEYGDSGSAQMAAGTVTATGGGQEHDNLQPYLVLNFCIALRGVFPPRS
- a CDS encoding phage tail protein → MPDPYLGEITTFAGNFAPVGWALCQGQLLPIAQNEALFSLIGTTYGGDGVSNFALPNLAGRIPLHQGTGPGLSPRVIGELGGSETVTLTTGQLAVHNHIAVCSNTTANNSASPVNNFWSTDPGGNTGAYSTTSGTTMAATAIGNTGGGQPHNNVQPYLVINYIIALEGIYPSRN